From one Culex quinquefasciatus strain JHB chromosome 3, VPISU_Cqui_1.0_pri_paternal, whole genome shotgun sequence genomic stretch:
- the LOC6044651 gene encoding uncharacterized protein LOC6044651 produces the protein MKYVYCCVLVVLIGLTLAWAVEDVPEAEKVAPINVSKRQFVQTLTCTNPNCSAQCKGRGYRSGKCQIGRCFCSYV, from the exons ATGAAGTACGTTTACTGCTGCGTTCTGGTTGTTTTGATCGGGCTGACCTTGGCCTGGGCAGTGGAGGATGTTCCCGAGGCGGAAAAGGTGGCCCCCATCA ATGTATCGAAGCGACAGTTTGTTCAAACTCTCACGTGCACAAATCCCAACTGTAGCGCGCAGTGCAAAGGACGTGGCTATCGCAGCGGAAAGTGTCAAATTGGAAGGTGCTTTTGTTCTTACGTTTGA